In Anaerolineales bacterium, the sequence GTAGGTGGCGTGGATCTGCTGCACCAGCTCAGGCTGGGAGAGATTGAGTTCGTCGAAGCAACGCGTGAAATCCACGCCTTGCTCGTGCAGCACGGTGCCCATAGCGCCGTCGGCGAGCAGGGTGGATTCGTTTAGGGTATCCAGAAGATTAGTCATCAAAGTTCTTGTTTCTCGGGGCACACATCACCCTACAAAGGTCAGGCCCGCATCAATTGTTCCACGCGGCTTTCGCCCACGCTGTAGTACTTGGCCTCGGGGTGGTGGACGATGATCGCCGCGGTGGACTGCTCCGGGACCAGCTGGTAGGACTCGGTGAGCGACACGCCCAGTTCCTTTTCGGCGGGCAGCAGGTTCCACACTTTGGCGTGGTCTTCCAGTTCCGGGATGGCCGGGTAGCCCCAGGAGTAGCGCTTGCCGCGCTTGGCGTCCAGCCCCAACTCGCGGCGGATGTGGCGGTGCAGGTACTCTGCAGTGGCCTCGGCGGTTTGCACTGCCAGGCCGTGCAGGAAATAGCCTTCGGTGTAATCGTTGGCGGCCTGCAGCGCCTCAAAGCGCTCGCTGGCTTCCTGGCCTACGGTGACGACCTGGAAGGCGACGGTGTCCATGCGCCCGCTCTCTACGGGGGCGAAGTAGTCCGCCAGGCAGAGCAGGTCGCCGCTCTCTTGACGCGGAAATTCGAAGCGGGTCAACTCGCGCGGTTTGCTGCCGTCCAGGCTGGCCGGATCGTAGACGATCAGGCTGTCGCCTTCCGCCTGGGCGGGCCAGTAACCATACACGGCTTGCGGTTTCAGCCACCCGGTTTGGCGGGCTTCCTTCTGCATGCGGGCCAGGCGGGCCTCAAACTCGGCTTCGATCTGCTTCCATTCCTCGCCCTGTTTGTTCTTGGCGCCCCAGGAGAGGCGGAAAAGCTCGTTCTTGTACAGACACTCGAAGACAGTCTCCAGCGGCATCTGCGGCACCAGGTGCACGCCCCATTTGGGCGGCGTGGGGATTTGCTCGGCGGGACCCACTGCCGAGCGGCCGCCGACCGCTGCCGTACGGCGCGGCTTGGATTCGCGGGTCAGCTCGCGGGCAGCCTTGGTGAAGATATCTTCCATTAACAACTCGCGGCGCGGGCCATCGATCAGTTGGTCCATGGTTTCCAGGCCTTCGAAGGCGTCCTGACAGTAAAAGACGCCGGAGTGGTAGGGCTTCTGGTCTTCGGTGTAGAGGATGCGCCAACCGAAGCGGCGGTTGATCGCCGCGCCGCCGATCAGCACCGGGTAGTCCAGGCCGCGGCGGTGCAGCTCGTTGATGATCAGCGGCATCTGCTTGCTGGTGCTGACCAGCAGGGCGCTGAGGCCGATGGCGGTGGCCTTGACCTCCTCCGCCTTGCTGATGATTGTCTCGGCCGGCACTTGTTTGCCCAGATCGAAAACTTCGTAGCCGTTGTTGACCAGAATGGTCTTGACCAGGTTCTTGCCGATGTCGTGCACGTCGCCGTAGACGGTGGCCAGGACCACTTTGCCCTTGCTGATGCCCTCGACCTTCTCCAGATAATTCTCCAGGTGGGCGACGGTCTTCTTCATCACTTCGGCGGACTGCAGCACGAACGGCAGGATCAGCTCGCCGGCGCCGAACTTGTCACCGACTTCTTTCATGCCCGGCAGCAAGGTGTTGTTCAGCAGGTGTACCGCGGCCTCATGGTCGTTGGGAAATTCCTTGCGGGCGATGACTTCGTCGATGGCCGCTTCCACACCGTCTTTGTGGCGGTGCAAGATGCTCCAATGCAGGCGTTCCTCGGGGGTCATGCCTTCCATTGGGTTGGCTTTGGTCTCCTCTTCCACCGGGGCGCGTTGTTCGTAATACTCAATGACCTTTTGCAGCGCATCTGGACGCTTGTTGAAGATCAGGTCTTCCATCAGCTGGCGCTCTTCTGCCGGAATTTCGGCGTAGGGCTTGACCTTCTCCGCATGGACGATAGCCATGTCCAACCCGGCCTGCACGCAGAAGTGCAGCATCATGCTGTTCAGCGTTGCGCGGGCCTGGGGTGTCAGGCCGAAGCTGACATTGCTGACGCCCAGCGAGGTCATCACGCCTGGCAGCTCGGCCTTGATCTGGCGGATGGCGTTGATCGTCTCCACGGCGCTGTTGTTGAATTCGGTGTCGCCGGTGCTGAGCGGGAAGGTGAGCACGTCGAAGACCAGGTCTTGCGGGCGGAAGCCGAATTCGTCCACGGCGATGTCGTGGATGCGCTTGGCGATCTCGAACTTGCGCTCGGCCGTCTTGGCCATGCCGGTTTCGTCGATGGTCAGGCACAGCACGGTGGCGTTGTGTTCTTTGGCGATGCTCAGCACGCGGTCCATCTTGGGCCGCCCGGCTTCCAGGTGGGTCGAGTTGAGCATGCAGCGGCCGGGGGCCAGCTTGAGGGCGGCTTCCATCACTTCCGGCTCGGTGGTGTCGATCACCAGCGGGGCCTCGACGCCCATGGCCAGCTTCTTGACCACCCTGGACATCAAATATTCCTCGTCTGGGCGCTCGGTGAGCGCCACGCTGACGTCCAACGTATGGGCGCCGCCAGCGATCTGCTCGCGGGCCATCTCAAGGATGCCGTCGAAGTCCTCGGCCATCAATAGTCGTTTGAACTTGCGGCTGCCGGTGCCGTTGAGGCGCTCGCCGATCAGCAGCGGCGGCGGCTCCTGCTGCATGTCGACCGCCTGAATGGAGGAGGACATGCGCACCGGACCCTGTGTGGGCCGCGGCGGTGTGGGGTGGTTGTGGATCTTCTCAACCAGCAGGCGCAAATGCTCCGGCGTGGTGCCGCAGCAGCCGCCCACGATGGCGACATTGTGCTTGTGCACGAATTCGGCCATCGCCTCGGCGTAGGGTTCCGGTTCCAGCGGATAGACCGCCTCGCCGTCGACATTCAGCGGCAGACCGGCGTTGGGGATGGCTGAGACTGGCAGGCGGCTGTGCTCGCCCAGGTAGCTGACCGGTTGGCGCATGTGCTCCGGCCCGGTGGAGCAGTTGAGACCGATGGCGTCGATCGGCAGCCCGTCCAGAATGGTCAGGGCGGTGGCGATGTCAGTGCCCAGCAGCATACGGCCGGTGGTGTCCAGCG encodes:
- the metH gene encoding methionine synthase encodes the protein MGTSLQTMNLTAEHYGGEKYNGCPDYLNITYPEAPAVVHRSFLEVGVDVVETNTFRSNRLTLGEYGLGERTIEINQAAARLARAAADEFSTAEHPRFVAGSIGPSGKLPSADDPTLSDITYDQLVDLFREQAVGLITGGVDVLLIETSQDILEVKAAIQGIQLAFDETGEVIPVQCQVTLDTTGRMLLGTDIATALTILDGLPIDAIGLNCSTGPEHMRQPVSYLGEHSRLPVSAIPNAGLPLNVDGEAVYPLEPEPYAEAMAEFVHKHNVAIVGGCCGTTPEHLRLLVEKIHNHPTPPRPTQGPVRMSSSIQAVDMQQEPPPLLIGERLNGTGSRKFKRLLMAEDFDGILEMAREQIAGGAHTLDVSVALTERPDEEYLMSRVVKKLAMGVEAPLVIDTTEPEVMEAALKLAPGRCMLNSTHLEAGRPKMDRVLSIAKEHNATVLCLTIDETGMAKTAERKFEIAKRIHDIAVDEFGFRPQDLVFDVLTFPLSTGDTEFNNSAVETINAIRQIKAELPGVMTSLGVSNVSFGLTPQARATLNSMMLHFCVQAGLDMAIVHAEKVKPYAEIPAEERQLMEDLIFNKRPDALQKVIEYYEQRAPVEEETKANPMEGMTPEERLHWSILHRHKDGVEAAIDEVIARKEFPNDHEAAVHLLNNTLLPGMKEVGDKFGAGELILPFVLQSAEVMKKTVAHLENYLEKVEGISKGKVVLATVYGDVHDIGKNLVKTILVNNGYEVFDLGKQVPAETIISKAEEVKATAIGLSALLVSTSKQMPLIINELHRRGLDYPVLIGGAAINRRFGWRILYTEDQKPYHSGVFYCQDAFEGLETMDQLIDGPRRELLMEDIFTKAARELTRESKPRRTAAVGGRSAVGPAEQIPTPPKWGVHLVPQMPLETVFECLYKNELFRLSWGAKNKQGEEWKQIEAEFEARLARMQKEARQTGWLKPQAVYGYWPAQAEGDSLIVYDPASLDGSKPRELTRFEFPRQESGDLLCLADYFAPVESGRMDTVAFQVVTVGQEASERFEALQAANDYTEGYFLHGLAVQTAEATAEYLHRHIRRELGLDAKRGKRYSWGYPAIPELEDHAKVWNLLPAEKELGVSLTESYQLVPEQSTAAIIVHHPEAKYYSVGESRVEQLMRA